A single window of Micrococcaceae bacterium Sec5.1 DNA harbors:
- a CDS encoding aldehyde dehydrogenase family protein yields MTVTEQNFALSEQAQDFLSRDVHHLFIDGQRVPAASGKTLTTTTPSTGEFLARFASGGEADVDRAVLAARKAFKGPWSTWTPYERQGLLTRIAQVLDERFEELIQIEALDMGAPISRLRNSKPALMKMLAFFAGQATNISGETLMNGIPGNVATMTLKAPVGVIGGIIPWNGPLGGQFWIIGAVLASGCTTVLKPASEASLSVLRVAEILHEAGVPAGVINVVTGPGSDAGNALAAHPDVDRIAFTGSTETGRRIIEASTTNIKKLQLELGGKSADIVCADADLDKAVPGAAMGVFANSGQICFAGTRVLVQRSIVDEFTRRLLAFMQTQRVGHSLDDTATMGPVISQQQLDTVLSYIDIGKNEGAELLHGGQRLGDELGNGYYVQPTVFGAVTNQMRIAREEIFGPVLSILSFDDIDEAITIANDSDFGLGGAVWSQNLSTALQVVHGVHTGTMWVNCYGYIDPLVGFSGTKMSGYGYKGTAAHMDNYLYTKSVYMQL; encoded by the coding sequence ATGACCGTAACCGAGCAAAACTTCGCTTTGAGCGAGCAGGCGCAGGATTTCCTGTCCCGCGATGTGCACCACCTCTTTATCGATGGACAGCGGGTCCCTGCGGCGTCGGGAAAGACACTGACCACCACCACCCCGTCCACCGGAGAGTTTCTGGCGCGGTTTGCTTCCGGCGGTGAGGCCGACGTCGACCGTGCCGTCCTCGCTGCACGAAAGGCATTCAAGGGTCCGTGGAGCACCTGGACACCGTACGAGCGCCAGGGATTGCTGACCCGCATCGCCCAGGTCCTTGACGAAAGATTCGAGGAACTGATCCAGATCGAAGCGCTGGACATGGGCGCCCCGATCTCAAGGCTGCGCAACTCCAAGCCCGCCCTGATGAAGATGCTGGCATTCTTCGCCGGACAGGCTACCAACATCTCAGGCGAGACACTGATGAACGGCATCCCCGGCAACGTCGCGACCATGACACTGAAGGCCCCGGTCGGTGTCATCGGCGGCATCATCCCCTGGAACGGCCCCCTCGGCGGTCAGTTCTGGATCATCGGGGCCGTTCTGGCCAGCGGCTGCACCACGGTGCTCAAGCCGGCTTCGGAAGCTTCTCTTTCGGTTTTGCGGGTTGCCGAGATCCTCCACGAAGCCGGCGTGCCCGCAGGCGTCATCAATGTCGTCACCGGCCCCGGCAGCGATGCCGGCAACGCGCTGGCGGCCCACCCCGACGTGGACCGCATCGCTTTCACCGGCTCGACTGAAACCGGCCGGCGCATCATCGAGGCGTCCACGACGAATATCAAAAAGCTGCAGCTGGAACTGGGCGGCAAGTCCGCGGACATTGTGTGCGCGGACGCGGACCTGGACAAGGCCGTTCCCGGCGCCGCAATGGGCGTTTTCGCCAACTCCGGCCAGATCTGTTTCGCCGGGACCCGGGTGCTGGTTCAGCGGTCCATCGTTGACGAGTTCACCCGGCGGCTGCTGGCCTTCATGCAAACCCAGCGGGTCGGCCACAGCCTCGACGACACCGCAACCATGGGACCGGTCATCTCCCAACAGCAGTTGGACACTGTCCTGTCCTACATCGACATCGGCAAGAACGAAGGGGCCGAACTGCTTCACGGCGGCCAACGGCTCGGGGACGAACTCGGCAACGGATACTACGTCCAACCCACCGTCTTCGGTGCCGTGACCAACCAGATGCGCATCGCCCGCGAAGAGATCTTCGGCCCGGTCCTTTCGATCCTGTCCTTCGACGACATCGACGAAGCCATCACCATCGCCAACGACAGCGATTTCGGCCTCGGCGGAGCAGTATGGTCACAAAACCTCTCCACCGCCCTTCAGGTGGTCCACGGCGTGCACACCGGCACCATGTGGGTGAACTGCTACGGCTACATCGACCCCCTGGTCGGATTCAGCGGCACCAAGATGAGCGGCTACGGCTACAAAGGCACCGCCGCACACATGGACAACTACCTCTACACCAAAAGCGTCTACATGCAACTCTAA
- a CDS encoding glucose 1-dehydrogenase, which produces MTEQRFAGKVAFVTGAGSGIGRATALAFATEGANVVLADIDTVGNDETARLAAEHGGKVLAVKCDVTSSSDIQAAINQTVEQFGRLDIAFNNAGIEQPAAPLVDISEHEWSRIINIDLSSAFLCMKYEIPAMLEHGGGSIVNTSSGAGVMGIRGQAAYVAAKHGLIGLTKSTALDYAAQGIRVNAICPGIIETPMMDRFSGGTPEGRAHVIGQEPVGRMGSPEEIASAVLWLSSDLGSFATGHAMVIDGGQTAGI; this is translated from the coding sequence ATGACTGAACAAAGGTTCGCCGGAAAGGTTGCCTTCGTAACCGGTGCCGGCAGCGGCATTGGCCGGGCTACGGCGCTGGCATTCGCAACCGAAGGCGCGAACGTGGTGCTGGCCGACATAGATACGGTCGGCAATGACGAGACCGCTCGACTCGCCGCCGAGCATGGCGGGAAGGTCCTGGCCGTAAAGTGCGACGTTACTTCATCCAGTGACATCCAGGCCGCCATCAACCAAACCGTTGAGCAGTTTGGTCGCCTCGACATCGCCTTCAACAACGCTGGTATCGAACAACCCGCAGCACCCCTCGTCGACATCTCCGAGCATGAGTGGTCGAGAATCATCAACATCGACCTGAGCAGCGCCTTCCTCTGCATGAAGTACGAGATCCCCGCAATGCTCGAACACGGCGGTGGCTCTATCGTCAACACCTCATCAGGCGCCGGCGTCATGGGGATACGAGGCCAGGCTGCATACGTTGCCGCAAAGCACGGTCTGATCGGCCTGACAAAATCAACGGCTCTCGACTACGCCGCGCAGGGCATCAGGGTCAATGCTATTTGCCCGGGCATCATCGAAACGCCGATGATGGACAGATTCTCCGGCGGCACCCCGGAAGGACGGGCCCACGTGATCGGTCAGGAACCTGTCGGCAGGATGGGCAGCCCAGAGGAGATCGCGTCGGCCGTACTCTGGCTGTCTTCTGATCTCGGTTCATTTGCAACCGGTCACGCAATGGTCATCGACGGCGGCCAAACAGCAGGAATCTGA
- a CDS encoding sugar porter family MFS transporter, translating to MSDNSLSTKVLTKNSQEDPRTFLFRLTMIASLGGLLFGFDTGVIAGALVYLQEDFQLTPVIEGLVVTSLLFPGATAGALLGGPIADRVGRKKSLVIAGVIFVIGTVICTLAPSIAILVTGRIALGYAVGVASVVVPLYLAEMAPASQRGRIVTVNQLMLVIGLFLAFVINAVLANLIHDTVVWRYMLGIALIPAAGLLVGMLSLPDTPRWYASKQMYAEAKRTLQRAHHADRVEDEYRQITEIVEADHLEGKISVLSTLRSEPWMKRLILVGIILAIAQQTTGINVVMYYAPTVLESSGLTRSASLLASVTVGIAMIVFTIVGMWILGLMGRRKMMLLGFGGVAASHLGLLFTYLLPESILRSYLILLFMLLVTAFMVTFLGTTGFLVLSELFPLPIRGFAMGAALGGLWIANSLISFLFPILAERFGSVAVFSGFMILNVLAALFAFRYIPETKGRTLEELEIELRDRYSGAVTDTPLT from the coding sequence GTGTCTGATAATTCACTCTCGACAAAGGTTCTGACCAAGAACAGCCAGGAAGACCCAAGAACATTCCTGTTCCGCCTGACTATGATCGCCAGCTTGGGAGGTCTCCTATTCGGCTTCGATACAGGGGTGATCGCAGGAGCGCTGGTGTACCTCCAGGAGGACTTCCAGTTGACTCCCGTTATCGAGGGCCTGGTCGTTACTTCGCTGCTGTTCCCCGGAGCAACCGCAGGTGCACTTCTGGGCGGGCCCATTGCTGACCGGGTGGGACGGAAGAAATCGCTGGTCATTGCCGGCGTGATCTTCGTTATTGGTACGGTCATATGTACGTTGGCTCCCAGCATCGCCATCCTGGTCACGGGGCGCATCGCACTCGGTTACGCCGTTGGCGTCGCATCCGTCGTCGTTCCGCTGTATCTCGCCGAAATGGCGCCGGCTTCGCAGCGCGGCCGGATCGTCACGGTGAACCAGCTCATGCTGGTTATCGGTTTGTTCCTGGCGTTCGTTATCAACGCAGTGCTCGCCAACCTGATCCACGACACGGTCGTTTGGCGCTACATGCTTGGCATCGCTCTTATTCCGGCTGCCGGGCTTCTCGTCGGGATGCTCAGCTTGCCCGACACCCCGCGTTGGTACGCGAGCAAGCAGATGTATGCCGAGGCAAAGCGCACTCTGCAGCGAGCACATCATGCGGACCGGGTCGAGGACGAGTACCGGCAGATCACGGAGATCGTCGAAGCCGACCACCTTGAGGGCAAAATCTCCGTCCTCTCAACCCTCCGCAGCGAACCCTGGATGAAGCGCCTGATCCTCGTCGGGATCATCCTCGCGATCGCCCAGCAGACCACAGGCATCAACGTGGTCATGTACTACGCGCCGACCGTGCTGGAAAGCTCCGGCCTTACGCGCTCCGCCTCGCTGCTCGCTTCTGTGACCGTCGGAATCGCCATGATTGTCTTCACCATTGTCGGGATGTGGATTCTCGGCCTTATGGGACGCCGCAAGATGATGCTGCTCGGGTTCGGCGGGGTTGCGGCCTCGCATCTTGGACTCCTCTTCACCTACCTGCTGCCCGAGTCGATCCTGCGTTCGTACTTGATCCTGCTGTTCATGCTCTTAGTAACGGCCTTTATGGTCACCTTCCTGGGCACCACAGGCTTCCTCGTGCTCTCGGAACTGTTCCCTTTGCCTATCCGGGGGTTCGCCATGGGCGCAGCCCTCGGCGGGTTGTGGATCGCCAACTCTCTCATCTCGTTCCTTTTCCCCATTCTTGCTGAGCGGTTCGGCTCGGTGGCTGTTTTCTCTGGGTTCATGATCCTCAATGTGCTCGCGGCGCTCTTCGCCTTCCGTTATATCCCGGAGACCAAAGGGCGCACCCTGGAAGAGCTCGAGATCGAGTTGCGTGATCGCTACAGCGGTGCGGTTACGGACACGCCGTTGACATAG